Part of the Enterobacter pseudoroggenkampii genome, ACCTGACCCCATGCCGAACTCAGAAGTGAAACGCCGTAGCGCCGATGGTAGTGTGGGGTCTCCCCATGTGAGAGTAGGGAACTGCCAGGCATCAAATTAAGTAGTAAGCCGGTGCATAAATCCGGTGGTTACAAGCAGTCTTCGGTGGAGCGGTAGTTCAGTCGGTTAGAATACCTGCCTGTCACGCAGGGGGTCGCGGGTTCGAGTCCCGTCCGTTCCGCCACTTATTAAAAGCCCTGAGCTAACGCTCAGGGCTTTTTTCTTATCTGACGTTTAATTATTGCGAAATTAGCAAAAATCCTCTGCGTTTTGCGATCTTTTTCTCTATAACACCGCCAGCGATAATCTTCCTCAGTTTACGAACATAACGATTGAGGAATATTATGACTCTCCCTGCATTTGGTCTGGGCACTTTCCGCCTGAAAGACGACGTTGTTATCGCATCAGTTAAAACCGCACTCGAACTGGGCTATCGCGCAGTTGATACGGCGCAGATTTATGAAAACGAAGCTGCCGTTGGACAAGCTCTCGAAGAGAGCGGGGTACCGCGTAATGAGCTGTTCATTACCACGAAAATCTGGATTGAGAATCTCAGCAAAGACAAGCTTATCCCTAGCCTGAAAGAGAGCCTGAAAAAACTGCGTACTGACTACGTCGATCTGACGCTGATCCACTGGCCATCACCAAACGATGCCGTCTCCGTGGAAGAATTCATGCAGGCTCTTCTGGAAGCGAAAAAGCAGGGCTTAACCCGCGAAATTGGGATCTCCAACTTCACCATTCCGCTGATGGAAAAAGCCATTGCCGCTGTTGGCGCAGAAAATATTGCGACCAACCAGATTGAGCTGTCGCCATACCTGCAAAACCGCAAAGTCGTGGACTGGGCAAAACAGCACGGGATCCACATCACGTCATACATGACGCTGGCCTACGGTAAGGCGCTGAAAGATGAAGTGATTACGCGTATCGCTGAGAAACATAGCGCGACTGCTGCGCAGGTGATTCTGGCATGGGCAATGGGGGAAGGTTATGCCGTGATCCCATCATCAACTAAGCGTGAAAACCTGGCCAGCAACCTGTTAGCAACGGATCTTCATCTGGATGCTGACGATAAAAAAGCGATCGCAGCCCTGGAGTGCAACGATCGTCTGGTTAGCCCGGAAGGCTTAGCACCTGACTGGGACTGATATTAACCCCCTCTGTACTCTAAACCCTCACACAGCTCCT contains:
- the dkgB gene encoding 2,5-didehydrogluconate reductase DkgB — translated: MTLPAFGLGTFRLKDDVVIASVKTALELGYRAVDTAQIYENEAAVGQALEESGVPRNELFITTKIWIENLSKDKLIPSLKESLKKLRTDYVDLTLIHWPSPNDAVSVEEFMQALLEAKKQGLTREIGISNFTIPLMEKAIAAVGAENIATNQIELSPYLQNRKVVDWAKQHGIHITSYMTLAYGKALKDEVITRIAEKHSATAAQVILAWAMGEGYAVIPSSTKRENLASNLLATDLHLDADDKKAIAALECNDRLVSPEGLAPDWD